A DNA window from Zingiber officinale cultivar Zhangliang chromosome 3A, Zo_v1.1, whole genome shotgun sequence contains the following coding sequences:
- the LOC122052027 gene encoding proteasome subunit alpha type-5-like: MLHAINCRYYTDPSGTFWQCNAKAIGSGSEGADSSLQEQYNKDLSLLEAETIALSILKQVMEEKVTPNNVDIAKVAPTYHLYTPAEVKDVISRL, from the exons ATGTTACATGCTATAAATTGCAGGTACTATACCGATCCATCTGGCACATTCTGGCAATGCAATGCAAAAGCAATAGGATCTGGATCCGAAGGAGCTGATAGTTCTCTTCAAGAGCAATACAACAAG GACCTGTCCCTTCTGGAAGCTGAAACTATAGCTCTTTCCATCCTGAAACAAGTCATGGAAGAAAAG GTAACCCCTAATAATGTTGACATTGCAAAGGTGGCTCCTACTTACCATCTATATACACCTGCCGAGGTTAAAGATGTCATTTCTCGCCTTTGA